The Colletotrichum destructivum chromosome 8, complete sequence genome includes the window GATCGCCGGGAGCAACGCCGTGACTGGTAGCAAGCAGGGTTGagtcgacggccttgacgaaaTGGGGTAGGAAGCTAGCGATATCCTGAGAGCTATCGGGCAGTGTAGCAAAGACGGTAGCCACGACGCGCGTCTCGAGCGTCTTCTGAGTGAATGCGACGACGGCTTGACCAGtcaggccggcgtcgaggtctCGGCCAATGCGCGTAACGGTTCCTGTAACAATACGTGCGCGCCCCAGATGTCTGGAGGCAAGAATTTCCTTGctgatggtggtgaaggagaCCTGTATCTCAACTTCGAGGGGAGCCAGCTCGACCAGAGATTCCGAAGCTGGTGTCTCGAAGACGACTTCGTCGCCAACGATGATGCCCTTGTAAGACTTGTCGGCAGACAAAGTATCAACGGTGGCCTCCTTCTGGCCGAACATGAGGTCGTTGAGACGATCACTCGTGTCGATACGCGGGACTAGAACCCGGTCCTTGGTCAGCCAGTGCTCCAAGTCACCCCTCGACTCGACGGCGCTGGACAGGGCTGCGAGCCTCTGCTGAACAAATGCCGCTACTTGCTCCGTCGTCGCGTCCACGTCAGCATCGATCAGGTTGATCCGACTGGAGAGAGCCTCGGAGCGTACGGTGCGCAGAAATCCTTGGGGTGTACCGCTGGCCGCTGATAGTCCAGAGTTTGCACCCCTAGTGATCCAGACAATGGGGTGGCCGGACTGCAGTATCTTCTGAATGGCTACCCATGTTTCTTCCGTCGACCCGTTGGTCAAGACGGAGCCATCCGCatcgtcgatgacgatgctgtgaagctggccgtcgtcgacgagcgtAGAGTTGGCAACAGTAAGCGGGACAGCCGAGACGTTCAGAGCACTGGCAAGACTGGACTCGTTGGAAACATGGAAGACGGTGATCCGCCCGTCTTTGACTCGGGCCTCCTCCGGTTCGTCGTCCACTTCTGTGGTTGCCGGCACCCACGTCACATTGCTGTAAGGCTTCTTCGGCCCGAGCTCGGCAAGGCTGGGCGGCACGGCAGAGTCGTAGGTGACGAACTTCCAGttcttgatgtcgaggatgCAGCGGCCCGACTCGGAGAAGAGCTGTACTTTTCCCTCAAAGTGGCGGTCCAATGCTCGCTCGACCCAGGCAGTGCACTTGCCTTGGCGATTCACGTCTTGCTCGCCGGGGAACTTGACGGTCATCTCCTCAATCTCTACTGGGATAACTCCCCATGGCATCTCCTTGTGCTGACCACGGTGGACGGCGGCAATGACGACGTGGAGACAGCCGTCAATGGTAGACGGGTGCATGAGGTAGCGAGACTCATTTTCCATGGCAGGACATTCCGTGCGCACCTGGATACCGGCCGAGGCAACGCGGTCCTTTCCGTTGGCTCGCACATTGTCCATGGTCTGAAAGTTGGTTCCGTAGCGGAATCCGACGCGGTTGAAGGACCGGTACCAGCGCTTCCCAGATACCTGTCGATGCAGCTGGCTAGCTTTGTATGGACTGCTTGGCTCTTCATCCTGCGTGGATTCGTCGGGGAGCTTCTGGATCTTCCCGTTGCTATGCTGGATCCAGCTTCCACCCTCGAACGACTCGACGGTGAAGCTGTACCAGTCTCCCGCTGCCAACTTCTCAAGACGAGTATGCACCTCCACTCCCTCGTCATTTTCGGGAACAATCAGCGCCTTGTGCAGGCTAATGTCTCTAAGGCGGACACCAGAGGCAGCTTCTGGCTCCAGGTCCAGCTGCTGATGAAGAGCCTCGATGGCCAGAGAGACGTGGCCTGCCGCGGGAAAGACGACCTCGGTGCCAAGAATGTGGTCGGCAAACCAGGCCACGTCGCGTTGACGAAGGAAGTTTTTCCAGGTGGAGGAGTTGGTGGACAAGCCGAAGAtgcgacggccgaggacgtcgtggCGCGGGAACTTGGATTCTCTCAGCTCCTGCATGGCGCGCGGCTGGTACCAGTACTTGCGCTCGTAGTTCCACTGGTAGTGCGGCAGGTCTGGGAGGTAGCGAGGCTTCTTGCTATGTTTGCCGCTTGCCGGCGAGTCCAGCGACGGTGAGTTGATGcagttgacgaggccgaacTCGACCTTCAACCCCCGATTGTAGAGCTCGCCCACCGTCCTGAGCAGCGAGTGAGCGCTGTTGGCGCTGCGCATCAGCGAGGGCACGTATTGCATGTCGTAGCCGTTGGACTGGATAATCTGCTTGGTAGGGCCACCCAGTGCCGCGTGGGGTCCGATTTCGATGAGGATGTTGACCTCGGAGAAGCCGGATGTCTTGTCGCCCAGCGTCGTCacggccttgtcgaagagCACGCGGTTGCGAAGGTTATCGCACCAGTAAGAGATGGAAAGCTCCGAGTCATCGAGCTTGGTCCCGGTCACGGATGAGATCATTCCGACGAGCGGGCGGCGCCAGCTCAGCTGCGTCTCGTCAAGGGACTGGCGAGCCTTTGCATAGAGCTCGGCGTACAAGGGAGCGACTGCATCCATCTGCCGCGAGTGGTACGCCTTGCCTGTCTTGAGCTGCCGGGCGAATATGCTGGACTGGTCAAGCTTTTCCTTCAGCAAGGTGATGTCCTCTTCGCTGCCACTCATGGTGACGCTGCCAGGAGAATTCTCGCAGGCGATGGCTAGACGACTCGCcacgtcctcgtccagaGAGCTCAGGTATTCGGGCATGTCGGCGGCTCCGACGCCCACGGCTAGCATAGTTCCAACTGGCGCAGCCCGGGCAACGGCGTAGCCACGGAAATAGGCCGCCAGAATGGCCTCAGGGGCTGAGGTCCTACCGGAAGCATACGCTGCTGCGATCTCACCGCTGCTGTGTCCCACTGTTACTTCAGGTTCGATGCCCCACGAGGCGAAGAGGTCGATGATGGCAATCTGGATGGCGGTGCAGACTGGCTGCGAGATCTCAGCCTCACCAACTCGGCTGGACTCGGCCGTCTGCTCCAGTATCGTCGTCAAGCGCCATGTCGGGACAGGCTCTATCTGCCGCAGCACGCGGTCAAGAGCATGTAGCGTCTCGGCGAACTGAGGAAATATCCGCATGGCTTCGTAGCCCATGCGTGCCCACTGGGCGCCTTGACCCGTCATGATGAAGCCGATTCTGGCAGGTCGACCCAGCTTGGTCCCGTACGAAAACTTGGCAGTGTTAAAGGCCTCGGCCTGGTgaccgtcatcgacgaggacgtAGCCGCGCGAGTTCAGCTGGGTTCGCCTCTCGTTGAGCGAGTACGCCATGTCCACGAGATAGTAGTCTCCAGCTATCTGGCTGTGTGCTTGGATGTTGCGTCGGAGCGTCTTCTCGTCATGCGCGCTCATGGTGACAAGCAGCGGTCGATCAATCTTGCCATAATCGTACTTGGCTGTGGCAATGGGCTTGCCGTGCTCATACCAGGGGCAGATGCTCTCGATGGACTCGACGACAAGGTGCGCGTTGGTGCCTCCGTATCCAAAGGACGACACGCTGGCACGGCGGACATCGAACTCGGCGGGCCAAGGCATAAGGTCCCTGACAATCTCAACATTCCACTCTTTTGCCTTGATATTAGGGTTGAGCTTCTCGAAACCATAAACGCCAGGGATCTGGGCATTCTCTGTCATCAgcgccgccttcatcgtGGCAAAAATGCCAGAGGCCTATCTTATATGTTAGCTTGACCTTCTTGACTTGGTGAACCATTGCCGGTGGAGGTAGAGTAGACATACAGCTTCGCTGTGACCGATGCTGGCCTTGACAGCACCGAGAAGAAGCGGCTTTTCTGTGCTTCTCGTGTCGTTCATACCTAGTGACACGGCTCTGACCTCGATGGGATCACCAGTGGGGGTTCCGGTACCGTGGCACTCCAGGTAGGCTGTCTTGCTGGGGTTGAGGTTGGCGCGCTTGTATGCATGGCGAAGAACCTTCTCCTGGCCTAGGGCATTGGGGTATGTGATACCCATGCCTTCGACCTTGCCGTTGGTGTTGACGGCAGAAGATCGAATGACGCCCCTATTCAACGTATAACACCCTCGTCAGCTTTCCATCAATCTGATAGCATGGTCTCCAGGAAAGGAGGTCTTACCTGATTACGTCCTTATCTCTGATGGCATCGGAGAGACGTTTCAGATACAAAGCACCAATGCCTTCGGCCCGTCCATAGCCGTCTGCTCGCTCATCAAAAGTATGGCACCTGTTCGACATGGTCAGTCATGATACTGTAACTATATCGTCTTACCCTGGCA containing:
- a CDS encoding Putative Acyl transferase domain superfamily, phosphopantetheine binding ACP domain, thiolase, which codes for MPMMIEEAELGLEPVAIVGMACRLPGSVDSASKFWDILREKKSVRTPRVPSSRFNIDAHYHPDLSRPGSFSAMGGYFLDEDPVDFDPSFFNITPVEAQWLDPQQRKVLEVCYEALENAGVSLEAAAGSNTGVYLATFTSDYQQISIFERDFRHNYAATGVDPGIISNRINNTFNLHGPSCVINTACSSSVYAIHNACHALRSRDCTAALAVGSNLVMIVDQHMNTAKLGVLSPTSECHTFDERADGYGRAEGIGALYLKRLSDAIRDKDVIRGVIRSSAVNTNGKVEGMGITYPNALGQEKVLRHAYKRANLNPSKTAYLECHGTGTPTGDPIEVRAVSLGMNDTRSTEKPLLLGAVKASIGHSEAASGIFATMKAALMTENAQIPGVYGFEKLNPNIKAKEWNVEIVRDLMPWPAEFDVRRASVSSFGYGGTNAHLVVESIESICPWYEHGKPIATAKYDYGKIDRPLLVTMSAHDEKTLRRNIQAHSQIAGDYYLVDMAYSLNERRTQLNSRGYVLVDDGHQAEAFNTAKFSYGTKLGRPARIGFIMTGQGAQWARMGYEAMRIFPQFAETLHALDRVLRQIEPVPTWRLTTILEQTAESSRVGEAEISQPVCTAIQIAIIDLFASWGIEPEVTVGHSSGEIAAAYASGRTSAPEAILAAYFRGYAVARAAPVGTMLAVGVGAADMPEYLSSLDEDVASRLAIACENSPGSVTMSGSEEDITLLKEKLDQSSIFARQLKTGKAYHSRQMDAVAPLYAELYAKARQSLDETQLSWRRPLVGMISSVTGTKLDDSELSISYWCDNLRNRVLFDKAVTTLGDKTSGFSEVNILIEIGPHAALGGPTKQIIQSNGYDMQYVPSLMRSANSAHSLLRTVGELYNRGLKVEFGLVNCINSPSLDSPASGKHSKKPRYLPDLPHYQWNYERKYWYQPRAMQELRESKFPRHDVLGRRIFGLSTNSSTWKNFLRQRDVAWFADHILGTEVVFPAAGHVSLAIEALHQQLDLEPEAASGVRLRDISLHKALIVPENDEGVEVHTRLEKLAAGDWYSFTVESFEGGSWIQHSNGKIQKLPDESTQDEEPSSPYKASQLHRQVSGKRWYRSFNRVGFRYGTNFQTMDNVRANGKDRVASAGIQVRTECPAMENESRYLMHPSTIDGCLHVVIAAVHRGQHKEMPWGVIPVEIEEMTVKFPGEQDVNRQGKCTAWVERALDRHFEGKVQLFSESGRCILDIKNWKFVTYDSAVPPSLAELGPKKPYSNVTWVPATTEVDDEPEEARVKDGRITVFHVSNESSLASALNVSAVPLTVANSTLVDDGQLHSIVIDDADGSVLTNGSTEETWVAIQKILQSGHPIVWITRGANSGLSAASGTPQGFLRTVRSEALSSRINLIDADVDATTEQVAAFVQQRLAALSSAVESRGDLEHWLTKDRVLVPRIDTSDRLNDLMFGQKEATVDTLSADKSYKGIIVGDEVVFETPASESLVELAPLEVEIQVSFTTISKEILASRHLGRARIVTGTVTRIGRDLDAGLTGQAVVAFTQKTLETRVVATVFATLPDSSQDIASFLPHFVKAVDSTLLATSHGVAPGDHVLLLPAASPLFEQSVVELGVHLGFSVSKVPQDTVMAQSLLEASKGRRITVIAAAPSPLITDFWLAMPRGARLVLSDVSVKDYALDMRPFARGVGLHVCDLSEAFQVDQAALQVTLQTSIDLVKRVTLPASHSLNVEELSDLDSARRVIAESGADVLSFKYGEDKIKSRTTTEPVGFSGDSIYLLIGCLGGLGRSLTTWMLERGCRNFVFLSRSGTAKPEAADVVQHLQESGANVDVFCVDASDETAVANVVSTVSAQGSIKGVVHAAMVLKDGLYQTMTFSAYQTAMRPKVEAALVLDKVLGNMPLDFFIMTSSISAVLGNQGQANYAAANSFLDFLALQRRRQGRVACSLALPMVEDVGVVAENTSIADSLARKMPFGIDEREMLSGFEAAIIQGASSGKEVQLGDVQLILGLEPQAMLVAMEGLDLSDAFWYKDERMRPILEELEALAALTGKTGGGGGLESFTSKLVGLSADESLLAIGSHIMERSARILGAQAEDFQYEGTSVSSHGIDSMIGVELQSWLFKEFGVQVSIQIISGTNTTFAGLARIISEHLGIV